From a single Candidatus Brevundimonas phytovorans genomic region:
- a CDS encoding SDR family oxidoreductase yields the protein MSAPHSGRVAGKAALITGAAGGLGQAMARMLVREGARVAVSDRDLNGARALAESINAEHPGAAFAYEHDVTREDDWVRVVAAAAADMGGLSILVNNAGIGGKLVWAEQDTLENWRQVQAVNVESVMLGCKHAMPHLRASGAGSIVNISSIAGLAAAPGMGAYNATKAAVWLYTKTVALECAKAGWNVRANSVHPVFIKTPILDPFVAMAGGDETTAHEKLARGIPLKRIGEPDDVAYCVLYLASDESKFVTGAEFKIDGGMTAQ from the coding sequence ATGAGCGCCCCGCATTCTGGGCGCGTCGCCGGCAAGGCCGCCCTCATCACCGGGGCGGCGGGTGGTCTGGGTCAAGCCATGGCGCGGATGCTGGTGCGCGAGGGGGCGCGGGTCGCCGTCTCCGACCGCGACTTGAACGGGGCGCGGGCTCTGGCTGAGAGCATCAACGCCGAGCATCCGGGCGCGGCCTTCGCCTATGAGCATGACGTGACGCGCGAGGACGACTGGGTCCGCGTAGTCGCCGCCGCCGCCGCGGACATGGGCGGCCTGTCCATCCTGGTGAACAACGCCGGCATCGGCGGCAAACTGGTCTGGGCCGAGCAGGACACGCTGGAGAACTGGCGTCAGGTTCAGGCGGTCAACGTCGAGTCCGTCATGCTGGGCTGCAAGCACGCCATGCCGCACCTGCGGGCCTCCGGCGCGGGCTCCATCGTCAACATCTCGTCGATCGCGGGACTGGCGGCGGCGCCGGGCATGGGCGCCTATAACGCCACCAAGGCGGCGGTCTGGCTCTACACCAAGACGGTGGCGTTGGAGTGCGCCAAGGCGGGCTGGAACGTGCGCGCCAACTCGGTCCACCCGGTCTTCATCAAGACGCCGATCCTTGATCCCTTCGTCGCCATGGCCGGCGGCGACGAGACGACCGCGCACGAAAAGCTGGCGCGCGGCATCCCGCTGAAACGCATCGGCGAGCCCGACGACGTGGCTTACTGCGTCCTGTATCTAGCCTCGGACGAGTCCAAGTTCGTCACCGGCGCCGAATTCAAGATCGATGGGGGCATGACGGCGCAGTGA
- a CDS encoding 4a-hydroxytetrahydrobiopterin dehydratase, with translation MTAALDVTEVLAGLPDWRRADDPRPAIARSLRFKDFNAAFGFMTRVALLADKADHHPEWSNVYNRVEVLLTTHDAGGVTEKDVAMARFIDDAVKGLVG, from the coding sequence ATGACCGCCGCCCTCGACGTGACCGAAGTTCTGGCAGGTCTGCCTGACTGGCGCCGCGCCGACGACCCCCGCCCGGCCATCGCGCGCAGCCTGCGCTTCAAGGACTTCAACGCCGCCTTCGGCTTCATGACCCGCGTGGCCCTGCTGGCGGACAAGGCGGACCACCATCCCGAATGGTCGAACGTCTACAACCGCGTCGAGGTGCTGCTGACCACCCATGACGCGGGCGGCGTGACCGAGAAGGATGTCGCCATGGCCCGCTTCATCGACGACGCCGTCAAGGGCCTGGTGGGATGA
- a CDS encoding class I SAM-dependent methyltransferase, whose amino-acid sequence MTQADPSSSSGKTSSFGFRDVDAREKVQMVRGVFDSVASNYDLMNDLMSAGVHRLWKDATAAKLNARPGEVILDMAGGTGDMARRYSKMARAAQQRRGGEDATVIVMDYNAEMILNGVAKGGEPEMAWGVGDAMNLPFPDDCLDAYSISFGIRNVSDVAGALKEARRALKPGGRFICLEFSRPTTEALRKAYDAWSFHAIPRIGEWVAKDRDSYQYLVESIRRFPDQATFKRMIEDAGFSRVSVTNLSGGIAAIHHGWAI is encoded by the coding sequence ATGACCCAGGCCGATCCCTCCTCCTCCTCCGGCAAGACCTCCTCCTTCGGCTTCCGCGACGTGGACGCCAGGGAAAAGGTCCAGATGGTGCGCGGCGTCTTCGATTCCGTCGCGTCCAACTATGACCTGATGAACGACCTGATGAGCGCGGGCGTGCACCGCCTGTGGAAGGACGCCACGGCGGCCAAGCTGAACGCCCGGCCCGGCGAGGTCATCCTCGACATGGCCGGCGGCACCGGCGACATGGCGCGGCGCTATTCCAAGATGGCGCGCGCGGCCCAGCAGCGTCGCGGCGGCGAGGACGCCACCGTCATCGTCATGGACTACAACGCCGAGATGATCCTGAACGGCGTGGCCAAGGGCGGCGAGCCCGAGATGGCCTGGGGCGTCGGCGACGCCATGAACCTGCCCTTCCCCGACGATTGCCTGGACGCCTATTCGATCAGCTTCGGCATCCGCAACGTGTCGGACGTGGCGGGCGCGCTGAAGGAGGCGCGGCGCGCGCTGAAACCGGGCGGCCGCTTCATCTGCCTGGAGTTCTCCCGGCCCACCACCGAGGCTCTGCGCAAGGCCTATGACGCCTGGTCCTTCCACGCCATTCCGCGCATCGGCGAATGGGTCGCCAAGGATCGCGACAGCTATCAGTATCTGGTTGAGAGCATCCGTCGCTTCCCCGATCAGGCGACCTTCAAGCGGATGATCGAGGACGCCGGTTTCAGCCGCGTCAGCGTCACCAACCTGTCGGGCGGGATCGCCGCCATCCACCACGGGTGGGCGATCTGA
- the ubiB gene encoding 2-polyprenylphenol 6-hydroxylase gives MGDLSRLSVKTPPPAPTPEPVRDPLGAAFRLIGWGWVLARHDALIPREVNPLLPAWTRPFARLVQMTASRKHRAGRPGQRVGQAFEHLGPVAIKLGQVLATRADIFGIQFAQDLGRLKDKLPPFPLDEARAEIERSLGRPVESLFRDLGQPVAAASLAQAHPAWLADGRKVAVKVLRPGVERRVARGLDSMRLGAKLVQKFVEPARRLEPQAFVEIIARALSLELDMRLEAAAASELAEVMAKDGYMSAPAIVWDGVGKRVLTLEWAPGLPMTDPALEALPGLDKDALADKVVRAFLIQALDHGVFHADLHEGNLFADAPDKVTAIDFGIVGRLGPAERRYLAEILWGFISRDYDRISRVHFEAGYVPPHHSVDTFAQALRAVGEPVIGRQASQVSMGRLLGQLFEITALFDMHLRPELVLLQKTMVSVEGVARRLNPDHDLWEAAKPVVERWIKRELGPQAQIRETVEEALATLKALSHLAQNPPQSQTLVIEKAGTRAWVVAAVTVAVCASVAALVLTLWPMIVA, from the coding sequence GTGGGCGATCTGAGCCGGCTGTCCGTCAAGACCCCGCCGCCCGCGCCGACGCCGGAGCCCGTCCGCGACCCGCTGGGCGCCGCCTTTCGCCTGATCGGCTGGGGCTGGGTGCTGGCGCGTCACGACGCCCTGATCCCGCGCGAGGTCAATCCGCTGCTGCCCGCCTGGACCCGCCCGTTCGCGCGGCTGGTGCAGATGACGGCCAGCCGCAAGCACCGCGCCGGTCGCCCCGGCCAGCGCGTGGGGCAAGCCTTCGAGCATCTCGGCCCCGTGGCCATCAAGCTGGGTCAGGTTCTGGCCACCCGCGCCGACATCTTCGGCATCCAGTTCGCCCAGGACCTGGGTCGGCTGAAGGACAAACTGCCGCCCTTCCCACTGGACGAAGCCCGCGCCGAGATCGAGCGCTCGCTGGGCCGTCCGGTCGAGAGCCTGTTCCGCGATCTGGGCCAGCCGGTCGCCGCCGCCTCCCTTGCGCAGGCGCATCCGGCCTGGCTGGCGGACGGTCGCAAGGTGGCGGTCAAGGTGCTGCGGCCCGGCGTCGAGCGCCGCGTCGCGCGCGGACTGGATTCCATGCGTCTGGGCGCCAAGCTGGTGCAGAAGTTCGTGGAACCCGCGCGGCGGCTGGAGCCCCAGGCCTTTGTCGAGATCATCGCCCGCGCCCTGTCGCTGGAGCTGGACATGCGGCTGGAGGCCGCCGCCGCCTCCGAACTGGCCGAGGTCATGGCCAAGGACGGCTATATGTCGGCCCCCGCCATCGTCTGGGACGGGGTGGGCAAGCGGGTGCTGACGCTGGAGTGGGCCCCCGGCCTGCCGATGACCGATCCGGCGCTGGAGGCCCTGCCCGGACTCGACAAGGACGCCCTGGCCGACAAGGTGGTGCGCGCCTTCCTGATCCAGGCCCTGGACCACGGCGTCTTCCACGCCGACCTGCACGAGGGCAATCTCTTCGCCGACGCCCCGGACAAGGTGACGGCCATCGACTTCGGCATCGTCGGGCGGTTGGGACCCGCGGAGCGCCGCTACCTGGCCGAGATCCTGTGGGGCTTCATCAGCCGCGACTATGACCGCATCAGCCGGGTCCACTTCGAGGCCGGTTATGTGCCGCCGCACCACTCGGTCGACACCTTCGCCCAGGCCCTGCGCGCCGTCGGCGAGCCGGTGATCGGGCGTCAGGCCAGCCAGGTGTCGATGGGGCGCCTGCTGGGCCAGTTGTTCGAGATCACCGCCCTGTTCGACATGCACCTGAGGCCGGAACTGGTGCTGCTGCAAAAGACCATGGTCTCGGTCGAGGGCGTGGCGCGGCGTCTCAATCCCGACCACGACCTGTGGGAGGCGGCCAAGCCCGTGGTCGAGCGCTGGATCAAGCGCGAACTGGGGCCTCAAGCGCAGATCCGTGAGACGGTGGAAGAGGCTCTCGCCACGCTGAAGGCTTTGTCGCACCTGGCGCAGAACCCGCCGCAATCTCAGACGTTAGTGATCGAGAAGGCCGGAACCCGGGCCTGGGTGGTCGCCGCCGTCACCGTCGCCGTCTGTGCGTCGGTCGCCGCCTTGGTCCTGACACTCTGGCCGATGATCGTCGCCTGA
- the arfB gene encoding alternative ribosome rescue aminoacyl-tRNA hydrolase ArfB, translating into MSRIPEDELEFRFFRSGGPGGQNVNKVSTAVQMRFDVKNSPSLTEPVKARLMKLAGSRLTLDGVIVITAVRFRTQERNKADAVARLDEMVAEASIKPVYRVPTRPTRASKERRLKGKSTRSTIKSGRGKPSLD; encoded by the coding sequence GTGAGCCGCATTCCCGAGGACGAGCTGGAGTTCCGCTTCTTCCGCTCCGGCGGGCCGGGCGGGCAGAACGTCAACAAGGTCTCGACCGCCGTGCAGATGCGGTTCGACGTCAAGAACTCGCCCAGCCTGACCGAGCCGGTCAAGGCGCGGCTGATGAAGCTGGCGGGCAGTCGCCTGACGCTGGACGGGGTGATCGTCATCACCGCCGTCCGTTTCCGCACCCAGGAACGCAACAAGGCCGACGCCGTCGCCCGGCTGGACGAGATGGTGGCCGAGGCCTCGATCAAGCCGGTCTATCGCGTGCCGACGCGGCCCACGCGCGCGTCCAAGGAGCGACGGCTGAAGGGCAAGTCTACCCGCTCGACGATCAAGAGCGGGCGCGGCAAGCCGTCGCTGGATTAG